One Oryza glaberrima chromosome 11, OglaRS2, whole genome shotgun sequence genomic region harbors:
- the LOC127754402 gene encoding F-box protein At5g03100-like, with translation MPPTKKAKKAAAAGGGDLTGALPDAMLHRILSLLPAQEAVRTCVLARRWRHLWRSAPGLRVVRAAGRPPATVEELQGFVDHLLLLRGGSPLDTCELSFDQIRRQDIPRVNLWIRHIVMCKVRVLVLHFHPHCQLDKLPLVSQHLTRLELSGLILNDSFLDFSSCPALDYLDIVQCYFSSSLTNITSQSLKRLRIIKCYTGSRPHVHATNLVSLHLDTITRTPVLERLPSLVKADIKLNSQCRDFCSFDDFSGGCNHEFCGGCRGVQAENCVLLRGLSEAKNLALVAETKMFVFRRDLKWCPIFRNLKTLLLNECWCVPSDLSALACILQHSPVLEKLTLQLFSMGPKHKVEMKGSRHPSGVSAAMLKYLEIVEVKCEVVDESVLDVLKFLSSLNICFTFKK, from the exons atgcctcCCACAAAAAAGGCCAAgaaagcggcagcggcgggcggaggcgacCTCACCGGCGCCCTCCCGGACGCGATGCTGCACCgcatcctctccctcctcccggcGCAGGAGGCCGTGCGGACGTGCGTGCTGgcccggcggtggcgccacctCTGGAGGTCCGCCCCAGGCCTGCgcgtcgtccgcgccgccggtcggccgccggcgaccgtcGAGGAGCTCCAGGGGTTCGTCGACCACCTCCTGCTCCTCCGCGGGGGCTCCCCTCTCGACACCTGCGAGCTTTCCTTCGATCAGATCCGCAGACAAGACATTCCCCGCGTGAACCTCTGGATTCGTCACATTGTCATGTGCAAAGTCCGAGTGCTCGTGCTTCACTTCCATCCTCATTGTCAATTGGACAAACTGCCTCTGGTTTCCCAGCACCTGACGAGGTTGGAGCTTTCTGGTCTGATCTTAAACGACAGCTTCCTCGATTTCTCGAGCTGCCCGGCATTGGATTATCTAGACATTGTCCAATGttacttctcttcttctctgaCGAATATCACATCGCAGTCGCTAAAGCGGCTAAGAATCATTAAATGTTATACTGGTTCCCGCCCTCATGTGCATGCCACAAATCTCGTTTCACTGCATCTGGATACCATAACAAGGACTCCTGTGCTTGAGAGATTGCCATCATTAGTGAAAGCAGACATCAAACTTAATAGTCAGTGTCGCGATTTCTGTAGTTTTGATGACTTTTCTGGGGGTTGCAATCATGAATTCTGCGGCGGTTGTCGTGGCGTACAAGCTGAGAACTGCGTGCTTCTGCGAGGTTTATCAGAAGCTAAGAATCTGGCATTGGTAGCTGAAACTAAAATG TTTGTTTTCAGAAGAGACTTGAAGTGGTGCCCTATCTTTAGGAATTTGAAGACTTTGTTACTCAATGAATGCTGGTGTGTGCCTTCCGATTTGAGTGCGCTAGCATGCATTCTTCAGCATTCACCTGTTTTAGAAAAGCTCACTCTTCAACTTTTTTCGATG GGACCTAAACATAAAGTGGAAATGAAGGGAAGCCGCCATCCATCGGGGGTGTCAGCTGCAATGTTAAAATATCTTGAGATTGTCGAGGTCAAATGTGAAGTGGTTGATGAGAGTGTTCTCGATGTTTTGAAGTTCCTAAGCTCACTTAACATAT GCTTCACTTTCAAGAAATAG
- the LOC127754407 gene encoding F-box/LRR-repeat protein At3g26922-like, translating into MAPTRGGSKRACVGSGGGGDRISDLPDEVIHRVLWFLPTHEAVKTSLLSRRWRELRKSTRRLSIAGLSRSPHLLSTTGSGGSSPATVDKLSKFVNHLLLSRKQGPLDECRFSFDGFKDMDGAQVDMWIRYVLDNVWQLRVLLINLGTSIHVKLAGTPLVSENLDNYDALCGLCANCRDNDNISGTCLLLRGLSRCTYLELSPSYQMLTFERDLRWCPTFSNLRTLVLSDYNLDGGFHALLCFLQHTPVLQKLTLKLRKIHGPTVDISSYLKRPVVLRHLRIVEVKCPVSVQEEIFKLWKILITWGRYIVQFNIERLI; encoded by the exons ATGGCTCCGACACGGGGCGGGAGCAAGAGAGCTTGCgtggggagcggcggtggcggcgaccggaTCAGCGACCTCCCCGACGAGGTAATCCACCGCGTGCTGTGGTTCCTCCCGACCCACGAGGCTGTGAAGACGAGCTTGCTGTCCAGGCGCTGGCGCGAGCTCCGGAAGTCCACCCGTCGCCTGAGCATCGCGGGCTTATCGAGGTCTCCCCATCTTCTTAGCACCACCGGCAGTggggggagctcgccggccactGTGGACAAGCTGAGCAAGTTCGTCAACCACCTGCTGCTCAGCCGAAAGCAGGGTCCTCTGGATGAGTGCAGGTTCAGCTTTGATGGTTTCAAGGACATGGATGGTGCCCAAGTCGACATGTGGATCCGATATGTTCTGGACAATGTGTGGCAGCTTCGAGTGCTACTGATCAATCTTGGAACCAGCATTCACGTTAAGCTTGCAGGCACGCCTCTCGTTTCGGAGAACTTG GACAATTATGATGCACTATGTGGTCTGTGTGCGAACTGCCGTGATAATGACAACATCAGTGGTACCTGTCTGCTTCTCAGGGGTTTGTCAAGATGCACATATTTGGAATTGTCACCTTCCTATCAGATG TTGACCTTTGAAAGGGATCTAAGATGGTGCCCCACATTTAGTAATTTAAGAACGTTGGTACTCAGTGATTATAATTTGGACGGTGGCTTCCATGCACTACTTTGCTTTCTTCAGCACACACCTGTTCTACAGAAGCTCACACTTAAACTCCGTAAG ATACATGGCCCTACTGTGGATATATCCAGCTATCTCAAAAGACCAGTTGTACTGCGGCATCTTAGGATAGTTGAAGTTAAATGCCCAGTATCTGTTCAAGAAGAGATTTTCAAACTTTGGAAGATCTTGATTACCTGGGGGAGATATATTGTGCAATTTAATATCGAAAGGTTAATTTGA